Proteins encoded by one window of Massilia sp. NR 4-1:
- a CDS encoding ExeA family protein produces MYTQFFQLKQSPFSIAPDPRYLFMSERHREALAHLLYGVGSGGGFVLLTGEIGAGKTTVCRCFMEQIPANCKLAYIFNPKLTVEELLLSVCDEFGIALPPQGAGAVSVKGYVDAINAYLLASHAQGKNNVLIIDEAQNLSPEVLEQLRLLTNLETSERKLLQIILIGQPELRAMLARPELEQLAQRVIARYHLGSLSVDEVGSYVRHRLAVAGSAGASPFGAHLMAAIHRLSKGVPRRVNLLCDRALLGAYVEGKAQVTRQILNKAAQEVSGSEDAPRVRGVWPYAAAGLLAGVALTGAAAWQLLPAGAGKGAASAPLEARTAQAAGGKLDASAPASVGRTANAQAAPGQLAQERLAGAAAALPGSRPTASGAQATPSAASASGLPQAVAQGAAASVAAGPGALSTAGIAGAVSGVAADAALRQLSSLWGSELADGEGCMAAAKKNLRCLQGKGGLAELRLLDRPAALRLRGEDPITARYVLLTALDGQQATLLVGGKPQIMALPALEAAMDGGYITLWRAHRSWRDEVSAGDRGPDVDWLARRFAQMHGLKKPADNQALDGATLRLLRDFQGAQGLKADGVAGPKTFIRLSQLAGVPEPRLRERTRVTASAANADGASAQ; encoded by the coding sequence GCGCTACCTGTTCATGAGCGAACGCCACCGCGAAGCGCTGGCCCATCTGCTGTACGGTGTGGGCAGCGGCGGCGGCTTCGTCCTGCTGACGGGCGAGATCGGCGCGGGCAAGACCACGGTGTGCCGCTGCTTCATGGAGCAGATTCCCGCGAATTGCAAGCTGGCCTATATCTTCAATCCCAAGCTGACGGTGGAAGAGCTGCTGCTGTCGGTGTGCGACGAATTCGGCATCGCCTTGCCGCCGCAGGGCGCGGGCGCGGTCAGCGTGAAAGGCTATGTGGATGCGATCAACGCCTATCTGCTGGCCAGCCACGCCCAAGGCAAGAACAATGTGCTCATCATCGACGAGGCGCAGAACCTGTCGCCCGAGGTGCTGGAGCAATTGCGCCTGCTGACCAATCTGGAAACCAGCGAGCGCAAGCTGCTGCAGATTATCCTGATCGGCCAGCCGGAATTGCGCGCCATGCTGGCGCGTCCCGAACTGGAACAGTTGGCGCAGCGCGTGATCGCGCGCTACCACCTGGGCTCCTTGTCGGTGGACGAGGTGGGCAGCTATGTGCGCCATCGCCTGGCCGTGGCGGGATCGGCCGGCGCCTCGCCTTTCGGCGCGCACCTGATGGCCGCCATTCACCGTCTCAGCAAAGGCGTGCCGCGCCGCGTCAACCTGCTGTGCGACCGCGCGCTGCTCGGCGCTTACGTCGAAGGCAAGGCGCAGGTGACGCGGCAGATTCTGAACAAGGCGGCGCAGGAAGTGTCGGGCAGTGAAGACGCGCCGCGTGTGCGCGGCGTCTGGCCGTATGCGGCGGCAGGCCTGCTGGCGGGCGTGGCGCTGACCGGCGCCGCTGCGTGGCAGTTGTTGCCGGCGGGTGCTGGCAAGGGCGCCGCATCCGCACCGCTCGAAGCGCGGACGGCGCAAGCGGCAGGCGGCAAGCTGGACGCTTCCGCGCCGGCGTCGGTGGGACGGACGGCGAATGCGCAAGCGGCGCCAGGACAGCTAGCGCAGGAGCGGCTGGCCGGTGCGGCCGCGGCGCTGCCAGGCTCGCGGCCTACCGCCTCCGGCGCCCAGGCAACACCATCCGCGGCCAGCGCAAGCGGTCTGCCGCAAGCTGTGGCCCAAGGTGCCGCGGCTTCCGTTGCGGCCGGGCCGGGCGCGCTATCCACGGCTGGCATCGCCGGTGCGGTGAGCGGCGTGGCGGCCGATGCGGCGCTGCGCCAGTTGTCGTCTCTGTGGGGGAGTGAGCTGGCCGATGGCGAGGGTTGCATGGCGGCGGCGAAGAAGAATCTGCGCTGCCTGCAGGGGAAGGGCGGCCTGGCCGAGCTGCGCCTGCTGGATCGTCCCGCTGCCTTAAGGCTGCGCGGCGAAGATCCGATCACGGCGCGCTATGTGCTGCTGACGGCGCTGGACGGTCAGCAGGCAACGCTGCTGGTTGGCGGCAAGCCGCAAATCATGGCTTTGCCGGCACTGGAAGCGGCCATGGATGGCGGTTACATCACACTCTGGCGCGCCCATCGCAGCTGGCGTGACGAGGTGTCGGCTGGCGATCGCGGTCCCGATGTCGATTGGCTGGCGCGCCGCTTCGCGCAGATGCACGGCCTGAAAAAACCGGCCGACAACCAGGCGCTGGATGGCGCCACGCTGCGCCTGCTGCGCGACTTCCAGGGCGCGCAGGGCTTGAAGGCCGATGGCGTGGCCGGACCCAAGACTTTCATCCGTCTGAGCCAGCTTGCTGGCGTGCCGGAACCGCGCTTGCGTGAACGGACCAGGGTGACGGCAAGCGCCGCCAATGCGGATGGCGCAAGCGCTCAGTAG
- a CDS encoding general secretion pathway protein GspB — MSYILEALQKAQAERQLGEAPTIHAPTLERGATRTARSGKRPLVLALVLMSAAVAGLLAMLLRSPAQPPAAQLPASAAPTAAPAPAAATPAAVQAESVVAPARTAASAVPQAVSAPIAAAPAAAPVPVKASDIADAPKPASKVGVKAARAHVAEEAGGKAPAAAAPAEQEERAQLLRELPEPIQRAIPQISMSGYMYSKNPADRLILIDKVLRREGEEVAPGLVLEKLQAKGAVFSFRGYRYRVPY; from the coding sequence ATGTCCTATATTCTTGAAGCATTGCAGAAGGCCCAGGCGGAGCGGCAGCTTGGCGAAGCGCCGACCATCCATGCCCCCACGCTGGAACGCGGTGCCACGCGCACTGCCCGCAGCGGCAAGCGCCCTTTGGTGCTGGCCCTGGTCCTGATGTCGGCCGCCGTGGCCGGCCTGCTGGCCATGCTGCTGCGATCGCCGGCGCAACCGCCGGCAGCGCAGCTGCCAGCGTCTGCCGCACCGACGGCGGCTCCGGCTCCGGCAGCGGCAACTCCCGCAGCTGTCCAGGCTGAGTCCGTCGTTGCACCTGCCAGGACGGCCGCAAGCGCCGTACCGCAAGCCGTGAGCGCGCCAATCGCCGCCGCGCCCGCTGCGGCGCCCGTTCCCGTGAAAGCCAGCGATATTGCGGATGCCCCCAAGCCGGCGTCCAAGGTTGGCGTGAAGGCGGCGCGCGCCCATGTTGCGGAGGAAGCGGGCGGCAAGGCGCCGGCCGCCGCTGCGCCAGCCGAACAGGAAGAACGCGCGCAGTTGCTGCGCGAATTGCCGGAACCGATCCAGCGCGCCATTCCGCAGATATCCATGAGCGGCTATATGTATTCGAAGAATCCGGCCGACCGCCTGATCCTGATCGACAAGGTGCTGCGCCGCGAAGGCGAGGAAGTGGCGCCCGGCCTGGTACTGGAAAAGCTGCAGGCCAAGGGCGCGGTCTTCAGCTTCCGCGGCTACCGCTACCGCGTTCCCTATTGA
- the mobB gene encoding molybdopterin-guanine dinucleotide biosynthesis protein B gives MQRENSASARRVLGVVGRSGSGKTTLLEYLVARLAEQGRKVNIVKHSHHDIELEPPSKDSARLRRAGAAEVMIASPFRFAVIRELRGAEEPGMEEQLSRLSPADLTLIEGFKTWPMPKLEVFRRSVGQTPLYLGDDSIVAVASDEGRPAELPATVAWLDLNHPEQVLEWLTSRLNNF, from the coding sequence ATGCAGCGAGAGAATTCCGCGTCCGCGCGCCGGGTGCTTGGCGTGGTGGGACGTTCCGGCAGCGGCAAGACCACCCTGCTCGAATATCTCGTTGCGCGCCTGGCGGAGCAGGGCCGCAAGGTCAATATCGTCAAGCACAGCCACCACGATATCGAGCTGGAGCCGCCGAGCAAGGACAGCGCCCGCCTGCGCCGCGCCGGCGCCGCCGAAGTGATGATCGCCTCGCCCTTCCGCTTCGCCGTGATCCGCGAGCTGCGCGGCGCCGAAGAGCCGGGCATGGAAGAGCAATTGTCCCGCCTCTCGCCCGCCGACCTGACCCTGATCGAAGGCTTCAAAACCTGGCCCATGCCCAAGCTGGAAGTGTTCCGCCGCAGCGTGGGGCAGACTCCGCTCTACCTGGGCGACGACAGCATCGTGGCCGTGGCCTCGGATGAGGGCCGGCCGGCCGAACTGCCCGCCACGGTCGCCTGGCTCGACCTGAACCATCCGGAACAGGTGCTGGAATGGCTGACCTCACGGCTGAACAATTTTTAA
- a CDS encoding YjfB family protein — translation MADLTAEQFLSKSLKSLEKQPLQEDTPQWRILMDVSGIARLATTIADTGIRQEVGVAVLKKAQEVQASSAAALIEAIPPVPSAGAANLPPNLGTRINTTA, via the coding sequence ATGGCTGACCTCACGGCTGAACAATTTTTAAGCAAAAGCCTAAAGTCTCTGGAAAAACAGCCGTTACAGGAGGATACGCCTCAATGGAGAATTCTCATGGACGTTTCAGGTATCGCCCGGCTGGCCACGACTATCGCTGACACTGGCATTCGCCAGGAAGTGGGCGTCGCCGTGCTCAAAAAAGCGCAGGAAGTGCAGGCATCGAGTGCCGCCGCCCTGATCGAAGCTATCCCGCCGGTGCCATCGGCAGGCGCTGCCAACCTGCCACCGAATCTCGGCACCCGCATCAACACCACGGCTTGA